The Acanthopagrus latus isolate v.2019 chromosome 6, fAcaLat1.1, whole genome shotgun sequence genome includes a region encoding these proteins:
- the LOC119021176 gene encoding nuclear receptor coactivator 3-like isoform X2: protein MSGIGDNSLEPLCSDRKRKLSTCDTPGLGCDKRRREQESKYIEELAELISANLSNIDSFNVKPDKCAILKETVRQIRQIKEQGKSSCSDDDVQKADVSSTGQGVIDKDHLGPLLLQALDGFLFVVNREGSIVFVSDNVTQYLQYKQEELINTSVYNIIHDEDREEFHKNLPKSNAPNGASWGGEAPRQKSHTFNCRMLVNFVHGQSHGMTEERPVGQRYETMQCFALTQPRAMMEEGEDLQSCMICVARRIIAVERTERFSTRHELSGKLIEIEQQSTLHTTMRPGWEDLVRRCMQMFLHRSEGQPWSYKRHYQDAFHNGHAETPLYRFSLSDGTPVTAQTRSDLCRNPNTNEPHSFLSTHLLQREQNSYRGNQGGGMRPQNMGVNNPNQQMNMGPGGGMGMNRGYSMAEQGNMPQRGVPPYTGGNRMNPMNQMNPMHQMNQMNSMHQMNNMGQMNQMNSMHPMNSPMNSMNQMGPMNQMSHHGMHQQQHQHQQMGQYHGGGGGPGGGGYGMGMTSPPQASPGINAPPHNVMSSPRVRGSPKMGASPFSPGGMNSPMSSSHPGNSGGGGTSFSSSSLNALQAISEGVGNPMPSPLTSPPPHKPDSSPSINSTNQGAGGPCKLPAYSDSKSPGSLLGAGGEQQHPHTPTSEGPPDKPDSQASREVGPTGGESNRRVPDNKCHKKLLQLLTSPTDELVPSNHTPGSTGDAKDGTVGVTSPSSSTGVSSSTGGNHGAVSSSGGTGHLTSQSLQEKHKILHKLLQNGNTPDEVARITAEATGKSSLDSGAPEPGPTATGGARGSESKQEQHSPKKEKPHALLHYLLNKDDSKENGDIKPKLEELEGRGAQGAGVTSSDPHCMDGKVKLEPSDETETLETILGVPRNNSSFYPEPDSRAGKEVGNKPGNMPDSLHEGERGPMPPAQRAAYQRALSMDAKPIGGEGAVGGGLAGRRNVPCPTLVKQEIMDTPIRGAIPNGFSGGMGVCPPRGNPTRAMGRGMGMPQRPPMSGPGDWGMPRASGSPVAGPGHPGMGRSGPMAGPLINRSNSVPANTRSMLQQQLMDMGTNEANMGMSRFNGPGPPPQSPSWPDSAMGMDRPQGRNPNSRDQFGNPLEELLGPLANSEGPSDERALLDQLDSLLNTADVIALQEIDRALGIPEIVGQNQGPEGRQQGPEQGQGPCRPSEPFPGPDSSLGMDQKPMYNQGYPGPPGPPSLGMQPGYSGNMMQGQSPGGFNPVMNQMGQTGGFPGMAGMGNPRANMMRPRMMTATKPLRLQLQQRLQGQQFLNQTRQGVKMEHPPTGNPGMHPGMQPGMQPGMQPTGMAGQPGFLNAQMMAQRSREMMTISQMRRQRMMMLMQQQQQQQQQQQQQQQQGAAGGFSPPPNVTAPAGMDNPMGGPPMNQAGQQGFNYGGINQQGDPSFMAPGSSPPGNMMQGRMAGPPQNTMMPGMQGNPQGGPLYPSGDMKGWPQGGMQRSNSYPQQQFPQQGNQGQFGPMMMGPGPVSGAGVGQMGQMPGQRHSQMQGQMQGQMQGQMQGQMQGQMQGQMPGQMPGQMPGQMGMNPMGMGRMPMGPDQKYC from the exons ATGAGTGGCATAGGAGACAACTCGTTGGAGCCACTGTGCTCCGACCGCAAACGTAAACTGTCGACCTGTGACACACCAGGTTTAGG GTGTGACAAGCGTCGGAGAGAACAGGAGAGCAAGTACATTGAAGAGCTGGCTGAGCTCATCTCTGCCAACCTCTCCAACATCGACAGCTTCAATGTCAAGCCTGACAAATGTGCCATCCTCAAGGAGACCGTGAGACAGATCAGACAAATCAAAGAGCAAG GAAAGAGCTCGTGCAGTGATGACGATGTCCAGAAGGCTGATGTGTCCTCCACTGGTCAAGGGGTCATTGACAAGGACCATCTGGGACCGCTGCTCCTACAG GCATTGGAtggcttcctgtttgtggtTAACCGAGAGGGCAGCATCGTATTTGTGTCAGACAACGTGACGCAGTATCTACAGTACAAGCAGGAGGAGCTTATCAATACCAGTGTGTACAACATCATCCAtgatgaggacagagaggagttCCACAAGAATCTACCGAAGTCCAATG CACCAAATGGGGCATCATGGGGTGGAGAGGCACCCCGGCAGAAGAGCCATACCTTTAACTGTCGTATGCTGGTGAACTTTGTTCATGGTCAGAGTCATGGGATGACAGAAGAGAGGCCTGTAGGCCAACGCTATGAGACAATGCAGTGTTTTGCACTCACTCAGCCAAGGGCcatgatggaggagggagaag ATTTGCAGTCATGTATGATATGTGTGGCACGACGCATCATTGCAGTAGAGAGGACGGAGAGGTTTAGCACTCGTCATGAACTGTCTG GTAAACTGATCGAAATTGAACAGCAAAGCACTCTTCACACCACAATGCGTCCAGGCTGGGAGGACCTAGTCAGGCGCTGCATGCAGATGTTCCTCCATCGAAGTGAGGGACAACCCTGGTCCTACAAACGCCACTATCAAGATG CTTTCCATAACGGCCATGCAGAGACCCCACTCTACCGCTTCTCGCTCTCTGATGGCACCCCAGTCACAGCCCAGACCAGAAGTGACCTCTGCAGGAATCCCAACACCAATGAGCCGCACTCTTTCCTCTCCACACACTTGCTACAAAG GGAGCAGAACAGTTATCGTGGAAACCAGGGTGGAGGCATGAGGCCCCAAAATATGGGTGTGAACAATCCCAACCAACAGATGAACATGGGTCCAGGAGGGGGCATGGGCATGAACAGGGGCTACAGCATGGCTGAACAGGGCAATATGCCACAAAGAGGAGTGCCTCCATACACTGGGGGCAACCGCATGAATCCTATGAACCAGATGAATCCCATGCATCAGATGAATCAAATGAATTCAATGCATCAGATGAACAACATGGGTCAGATGAATCAGATGAATTCCATGCATCCAATGAATTCGCCTATGAACTCAATGAACCAAATGGGGCCCATGAATCAGATGAGCCACCACGGCAtgcatcaacagcagcaccaacatcAGCAGATGGGTCAGTAccatggaggtggaggtggaccTGGAGGTGGAGGATACGGAATGGGAATGACCAGTCCCCCTCAGGCTAGTCCAGGGATTAATGCCCCCCCACACAACGTCATGAGTTCACCAAGAGTCCGAGGAAGCCCCAAGATGGGTGCCAGTCCTTTTTCTCCTGGAG GTATGAACTCTCCTATGAGCTCCAGTCATCCTGGTAATTCTGGCGGAGGAGGCAcctccttctccagcagctccttgaATGCCCTCCAAGCCATTAGTGAGGGAGTGGGCAATCCAATGCCCTCCCCACTCACCTCTCCACCCCCCCACAAGCCTGACAGTTCCCCAAGCATCAACTCCACCAACCAGGGTGCAGGGGGACCCTGTAAACTCCCAGCCTACTCTGACTCAAAGAGCCCAGGCAGCTTACTAGGggctggaggagagcagcagcatccaCACACCCCCACCAGCGAGGGCCCTCCTGACAAGCCAGACAGCCAGGCCAGCAGAGAGGTGGGTCCGACTGGGGGAGAATCCAACCGAAGGGTCCCTGACAACAAGTGCCACAAGAAGCTGCTGCAACTCCTCACATCCCCTACAGATGAGCTGGTGCCATCTAATCACACACCAGGCTCCACAGGTGATGCTAAAGACGGAACAGTGGGAGTCACAAGCCCCTCGTCCTCGACAGGTGTGTCCTCCTCTACAGGTGGGAATCATGGTGCCGTGTCTTCTTCTGGTGGCACAGGACATTTAACAAGTCAGTcactgcaggagaaacacaagATCCTTCACAAGCTCCTGCAGAATGGAAACACACCAGATGAGGTGGCTCGCATCACAGCCGAAGCCACTGGGAAGAGCAGCCTGGATTCAGGGGCACCAGAGCCTGGGCCTACAGCCACTGGAGGGGCTCGAGGATCAGAATCAAAGCAGGAGCAGCACAGCCCTAAGAAGGAGAAGCCTCACGCCCTCCTACACTACCTCCTTAATAAGGATGACTCTAAAGAAAATGGTGATATCAAACCtaagctggaggagctggaggggagaggagcTCAGGGTGCAGGGGTCACAAGCTCTGATCCCCACTGCATGGATGGGAAGGTCAAGTTGGAGCCATCAGATGAG ACGGAGACCCTGGAGACCATTCTTGGTGTCCCAAGGAACAACTCTAGCTTCTACCCTGAACCTGACTCCAGAGCAGGGAAGGAAGTGGGAAACAAACCAGGAAATATGCCTGATAGTTTACATG agggggagagaggccCTATGCCTCCTGCTCAGCGCGCTGCCTATCAAAGAGCCTTGTCCATGGATGCCAAGCCCATAGGTGGAGAGGGAGCAGTAGGAGGCGGGCTGGCTGGGAGAAGGAATGTCCCCTGTCCAACTTTGGTCAAACAGGAAATCATGGACACTCCGATCCGAGGGGCCATTCCCAATGGCTTTTCCGGAGGCATGGGTGTGTGTCCACCACGAGGCAACCCAACAA GAGCTATGGGCAGAGGAATGGGAATGCCCCAGCGGCCTCCCATGTCGGGGCCAGGGGACTGGGGGATGCCAAGGGCAAGTGGCAGCCCTGTGGCTGGACCAGGACACCCTGGCATGGGTCGCTCCGGTCCAATGGCAGGACCCTTGATCAACCGCTCCAACAGCGTACCGGCAAACACCAGGTctatgctgcagcagcaactcATGGATATGG GTACGAATGAAGCCAATATGGGTATGAGCCGGTTTAATGGACCTGGGCCCCCACCTCAGTCCCCATCCTGGCCAGACTCTGCTATGGGAATGGATAGACCGCAAGGAAGGAATCCAAACAG TAGGGACCAGTTTGGAAACCCCCTGGAAGAGCTGCTGGGGCCTCTGGCCAACAGTGAGGGCCCAAGTGATGAACGGGCACTTCTAGACCAGCTGGATTCCCTGCTCAATACCGCTGATGTCATCGCTCTGCAGGAGATAGACCGAGCCCTAGGCATCCCTGAAATAGTAGGCCAG AACCAGGGACCTGAAGGCCGCCAGCAGGGCCCAGAGCAAGGCCAGGGACCATGCCGGCCATCAGAGCCTTTCCCAGGGCCGGATTCCTCATTGGGCATGGACCAAAAACCCATGTATAACCAAGGCTACCCCGGGCCTCCAGGTCCCCCCTCTCTGGGCATGCAGCCTGGTTATAGTGGCAACATGATGCAAGGCCAGTCTCCTGGAGGCTTCAACCCCGTGATGAATCAAATGGGCCAGACAGGAGGCTTCCCTGGCATGGCGGGCATGGGCAACCCCCGTGCAAACATGATGCGGCCTCGCATGATGACTGCGACCAAGCCTCTccgactgcagctgcagcagagactgCAAGGACAGCAG TTTTTGAACCAGACACGACAAGGCGTGAAGATGGAACATCCCCCAACAGGAAACCCTGGCATGCATCCAGGCATGCAACCTGGCATGCAGCCTGGCATGCAGCCTACAGGCATGGCTGGTCAG CCTGGTTTCCTGAATGCCCAGATGATGGCTCAGCgcagcagagagatgatgaCCATCTCTCAGATGAGGAGGCAGcggatgatgatgctgatgcagcagcagcaacaacaacaacaacaacagcagcagcagcagcagcaagggGCAGCAGGAGGCTTCAGCCCTCCTCCTAATGTCACTGCACCAGCAGGAATGGACAATCCCATGGGAGGTCCCCCTATGAACCAGGCTGGACAGCAGGGCTTCAACTATGGAG GGATTAACCAGCAGGGGGACCCATCCTTCATGGCTCCAGGAAGCAGCCCCCCAGGAAACATGATGCAGGGACGAATGGCAGGTCCTCCTCAGAACACCATGATGCCAGGGATGCAGGGCAACCCACAGGGAGGGCCTCTGTACCCATCTGGAGACATGAAAGGCTGGCCACAGGGTGGCATGCAACGCAGCAA
- the LOC119021176 gene encoding nuclear receptor coactivator 3-like isoform X1, whose amino-acid sequence MSGIGDNSLEPLCSDRKRKLSTCDTPGLGCDKRRREQESKYIEELAELISANLSNIDSFNVKPDKCAILKETVRQIRQIKEQGKSSCSDDDVQKADVSSTGQGVIDKDHLGPLLLQALDGFLFVVNREGSIVFVSDNVTQYLQYKQEELINTSVYNIIHDEDREEFHKNLPKSNAPNGASWGGEAPRQKSHTFNCRMLVNFVHGQSHGMTEERPVGQRYETMQCFALTQPRAMMEEGEDLQSCMICVARRIIAVERTERFSTRHELSGKLIEIEQQSTLHTTMRPGWEDLVRRCMQMFLHRSEGQPWSYKRHYQDAFHNGHAETPLYRFSLSDGTPVTAQTRSDLCRNPNTNEPHSFLSTHLLQREQNSYRGNQGGGMRPQNMGVNNPNQQMNMGPGGGMGMNRGYSMAEQGNMPQRGVPPYTGGNRMNPMNQMNPMHQMNQMNSMHQMNNMGQMNQMNSMHPMNSPMNSMNQMGPMNQMSHHGMHQQQHQHQQMGQYHGGGGGPGGGGYGMGMTSPPQASPGINAPPHNVMSSPRVRGSPKMGASPFSPGGMNSPMSSSHPGNSGGGGTSFSSSSLNALQAISEGVGNPMPSPLTSPPPHKPDSSPSINSTNQGAGGPCKLPAYSDSKSPGSLLGAGGEQQHPHTPTSEGPPDKPDSQASREVGPTGGESNRRVPDNKCHKKLLQLLTSPTDELVPSNHTPGSTGDAKDGTVGVTSPSSSTGVSSSTGGNHGAVSSSGGTGHLTSQSLQEKHKILHKLLQNGNTPDEVARITAEATGKSSLDSGAPEPGPTATGGARGSESKQEQHSPKKEKPHALLHYLLNKDDSKENGDIKPKLEELEGRGAQGAGVTSSDPHCMDGKVKLEPSDETETLETILGVPRNNSSFYPEPDSRAGKEVGNKPGNMPDSLHEGERGPMPPAQRAAYQRALSMDAKPIGGEGAVGGGLAGRRNVPCPTLVKQEIMDTPIRGAIPNGFSGGMGVCPPRGNPTRAMGRGMGMPQRPPMSGPGDWGMPRASGSPVAGPGHPGMGRSGPMAGPLINRSNSVPANTRSMLQQQLMDMGTNEANMGMSRFNGPGPPPQSPSWPDSAMGMDRPQGRNPNSRDQFGNPLEELLGPLANSEGPSDERALLDQLDSLLNTADVIALQEIDRALGIPEIVGQNQGPEGRQQGPEQGQGPCRPSEPFPGPDSSLGMDQKPMYNQGYPGPPGPPSLGMQPGYSGNMMQGQSPGGFNPVMNQMGQTGGFPGMAGMGNPRANMMRPRMMTATKPLRLQLQQRLQGQQFLNQTRQGVKMEHPPTGNPGMHPGMQPGMQPGMQPTGMAGQPGFLNAQMMAQRSREMMTISQMRRQRMMMLMQQQQQQQQQQQQQQQQGAAGGFSPPPNVTAPAGMDNPMGGPPMNQAGQQGFNYGGNYGINQQGDPSFMAPGSSPPGNMMQGRMAGPPQNTMMPGMQGNPQGGPLYPSGDMKGWPQGGMQRSNSYPQQQFPQQGNQGQFGPMMMGPGPVSGAGVGQMGQMPGQRHSQMQGQMQGQMQGQMQGQMQGQMQGQMPGQMPGQMPGQMGMNPMGMGRMPMGPDQKYC is encoded by the exons ATGAGTGGCATAGGAGACAACTCGTTGGAGCCACTGTGCTCCGACCGCAAACGTAAACTGTCGACCTGTGACACACCAGGTTTAGG GTGTGACAAGCGTCGGAGAGAACAGGAGAGCAAGTACATTGAAGAGCTGGCTGAGCTCATCTCTGCCAACCTCTCCAACATCGACAGCTTCAATGTCAAGCCTGACAAATGTGCCATCCTCAAGGAGACCGTGAGACAGATCAGACAAATCAAAGAGCAAG GAAAGAGCTCGTGCAGTGATGACGATGTCCAGAAGGCTGATGTGTCCTCCACTGGTCAAGGGGTCATTGACAAGGACCATCTGGGACCGCTGCTCCTACAG GCATTGGAtggcttcctgtttgtggtTAACCGAGAGGGCAGCATCGTATTTGTGTCAGACAACGTGACGCAGTATCTACAGTACAAGCAGGAGGAGCTTATCAATACCAGTGTGTACAACATCATCCAtgatgaggacagagaggagttCCACAAGAATCTACCGAAGTCCAATG CACCAAATGGGGCATCATGGGGTGGAGAGGCACCCCGGCAGAAGAGCCATACCTTTAACTGTCGTATGCTGGTGAACTTTGTTCATGGTCAGAGTCATGGGATGACAGAAGAGAGGCCTGTAGGCCAACGCTATGAGACAATGCAGTGTTTTGCACTCACTCAGCCAAGGGCcatgatggaggagggagaag ATTTGCAGTCATGTATGATATGTGTGGCACGACGCATCATTGCAGTAGAGAGGACGGAGAGGTTTAGCACTCGTCATGAACTGTCTG GTAAACTGATCGAAATTGAACAGCAAAGCACTCTTCACACCACAATGCGTCCAGGCTGGGAGGACCTAGTCAGGCGCTGCATGCAGATGTTCCTCCATCGAAGTGAGGGACAACCCTGGTCCTACAAACGCCACTATCAAGATG CTTTCCATAACGGCCATGCAGAGACCCCACTCTACCGCTTCTCGCTCTCTGATGGCACCCCAGTCACAGCCCAGACCAGAAGTGACCTCTGCAGGAATCCCAACACCAATGAGCCGCACTCTTTCCTCTCCACACACTTGCTACAAAG GGAGCAGAACAGTTATCGTGGAAACCAGGGTGGAGGCATGAGGCCCCAAAATATGGGTGTGAACAATCCCAACCAACAGATGAACATGGGTCCAGGAGGGGGCATGGGCATGAACAGGGGCTACAGCATGGCTGAACAGGGCAATATGCCACAAAGAGGAGTGCCTCCATACACTGGGGGCAACCGCATGAATCCTATGAACCAGATGAATCCCATGCATCAGATGAATCAAATGAATTCAATGCATCAGATGAACAACATGGGTCAGATGAATCAGATGAATTCCATGCATCCAATGAATTCGCCTATGAACTCAATGAACCAAATGGGGCCCATGAATCAGATGAGCCACCACGGCAtgcatcaacagcagcaccaacatcAGCAGATGGGTCAGTAccatggaggtggaggtggaccTGGAGGTGGAGGATACGGAATGGGAATGACCAGTCCCCCTCAGGCTAGTCCAGGGATTAATGCCCCCCCACACAACGTCATGAGTTCACCAAGAGTCCGAGGAAGCCCCAAGATGGGTGCCAGTCCTTTTTCTCCTGGAG GTATGAACTCTCCTATGAGCTCCAGTCATCCTGGTAATTCTGGCGGAGGAGGCAcctccttctccagcagctccttgaATGCCCTCCAAGCCATTAGTGAGGGAGTGGGCAATCCAATGCCCTCCCCACTCACCTCTCCACCCCCCCACAAGCCTGACAGTTCCCCAAGCATCAACTCCACCAACCAGGGTGCAGGGGGACCCTGTAAACTCCCAGCCTACTCTGACTCAAAGAGCCCAGGCAGCTTACTAGGggctggaggagagcagcagcatccaCACACCCCCACCAGCGAGGGCCCTCCTGACAAGCCAGACAGCCAGGCCAGCAGAGAGGTGGGTCCGACTGGGGGAGAATCCAACCGAAGGGTCCCTGACAACAAGTGCCACAAGAAGCTGCTGCAACTCCTCACATCCCCTACAGATGAGCTGGTGCCATCTAATCACACACCAGGCTCCACAGGTGATGCTAAAGACGGAACAGTGGGAGTCACAAGCCCCTCGTCCTCGACAGGTGTGTCCTCCTCTACAGGTGGGAATCATGGTGCCGTGTCTTCTTCTGGTGGCACAGGACATTTAACAAGTCAGTcactgcaggagaaacacaagATCCTTCACAAGCTCCTGCAGAATGGAAACACACCAGATGAGGTGGCTCGCATCACAGCCGAAGCCACTGGGAAGAGCAGCCTGGATTCAGGGGCACCAGAGCCTGGGCCTACAGCCACTGGAGGGGCTCGAGGATCAGAATCAAAGCAGGAGCAGCACAGCCCTAAGAAGGAGAAGCCTCACGCCCTCCTACACTACCTCCTTAATAAGGATGACTCTAAAGAAAATGGTGATATCAAACCtaagctggaggagctggaggggagaggagcTCAGGGTGCAGGGGTCACAAGCTCTGATCCCCACTGCATGGATGGGAAGGTCAAGTTGGAGCCATCAGATGAG ACGGAGACCCTGGAGACCATTCTTGGTGTCCCAAGGAACAACTCTAGCTTCTACCCTGAACCTGACTCCAGAGCAGGGAAGGAAGTGGGAAACAAACCAGGAAATATGCCTGATAGTTTACATG agggggagagaggccCTATGCCTCCTGCTCAGCGCGCTGCCTATCAAAGAGCCTTGTCCATGGATGCCAAGCCCATAGGTGGAGAGGGAGCAGTAGGAGGCGGGCTGGCTGGGAGAAGGAATGTCCCCTGTCCAACTTTGGTCAAACAGGAAATCATGGACACTCCGATCCGAGGGGCCATTCCCAATGGCTTTTCCGGAGGCATGGGTGTGTGTCCACCACGAGGCAACCCAACAA GAGCTATGGGCAGAGGAATGGGAATGCCCCAGCGGCCTCCCATGTCGGGGCCAGGGGACTGGGGGATGCCAAGGGCAAGTGGCAGCCCTGTGGCTGGACCAGGACACCCTGGCATGGGTCGCTCCGGTCCAATGGCAGGACCCTTGATCAACCGCTCCAACAGCGTACCGGCAAACACCAGGTctatgctgcagcagcaactcATGGATATGG GTACGAATGAAGCCAATATGGGTATGAGCCGGTTTAATGGACCTGGGCCCCCACCTCAGTCCCCATCCTGGCCAGACTCTGCTATGGGAATGGATAGACCGCAAGGAAGGAATCCAAACAG TAGGGACCAGTTTGGAAACCCCCTGGAAGAGCTGCTGGGGCCTCTGGCCAACAGTGAGGGCCCAAGTGATGAACGGGCACTTCTAGACCAGCTGGATTCCCTGCTCAATACCGCTGATGTCATCGCTCTGCAGGAGATAGACCGAGCCCTAGGCATCCCTGAAATAGTAGGCCAG AACCAGGGACCTGAAGGCCGCCAGCAGGGCCCAGAGCAAGGCCAGGGACCATGCCGGCCATCAGAGCCTTTCCCAGGGCCGGATTCCTCATTGGGCATGGACCAAAAACCCATGTATAACCAAGGCTACCCCGGGCCTCCAGGTCCCCCCTCTCTGGGCATGCAGCCTGGTTATAGTGGCAACATGATGCAAGGCCAGTCTCCTGGAGGCTTCAACCCCGTGATGAATCAAATGGGCCAGACAGGAGGCTTCCCTGGCATGGCGGGCATGGGCAACCCCCGTGCAAACATGATGCGGCCTCGCATGATGACTGCGACCAAGCCTCTccgactgcagctgcagcagagactgCAAGGACAGCAG TTTTTGAACCAGACACGACAAGGCGTGAAGATGGAACATCCCCCAACAGGAAACCCTGGCATGCATCCAGGCATGCAACCTGGCATGCAGCCTGGCATGCAGCCTACAGGCATGGCTGGTCAG CCTGGTTTCCTGAATGCCCAGATGATGGCTCAGCgcagcagagagatgatgaCCATCTCTCAGATGAGGAGGCAGcggatgatgatgctgatgcagcagcagcaacaacaacaacaacaacagcagcagcagcagcagcaagggGCAGCAGGAGGCTTCAGCCCTCCTCCTAATGTCACTGCACCAGCAGGAATGGACAATCCCATGGGAGGTCCCCCTATGAACCAGGCTGGACAGCAGGGCTTCAACTATGGAGGTAATTATG GGATTAACCAGCAGGGGGACCCATCCTTCATGGCTCCAGGAAGCAGCCCCCCAGGAAACATGATGCAGGGACGAATGGCAGGTCCTCCTCAGAACACCATGATGCCAGGGATGCAGGGCAACCCACAGGGAGGGCCTCTGTACCCATCTGGAGACATGAAAGGCTGGCCACAGGGTGGCATGCAACGCAGCAA